GCAAGAGGAACACCTCGGTCTGGATTTCGGCGGGATTCACTCCCGGCCGTTTCCAAAACACCGAGGTATCGGTTTCGAAGATGTCCACCGCCACCATCCACTCCAGCTTGTCGAGAGCCGCCCGCTCTTTGTTCGAGTTCGGTCCGCCAACCGCCGGATTCTGTCCCCACAGCATGAGCCCCTTGATCTTGCCCGCATACATGGCTTCGAAGAGCGAAATATGCGAGTAGTTGCCACTGCGCTTGGGAATAAGACGGTACGCGAAATCATTCTCCGCCGTCGCGTAGTCGCCATACCACGCCTTCAGCAGGGACGTGATGTATTTGGGATAGTTGCCCCACCAGTTCGCCGACTTCGGATCGTTCGTCTTGGGAGTGTAGGCTGTCAAATAGTCGGCCAGCGTCGCATCTTTCTTTTCGGGCGACGCCAGATAGCCGGGAATGATGTGGAACAGTAAGGCCATGTCGGTCGAACCCTGTACGTTGGATTCGCCGCGCATGGCGTTGATGCCGCCTCCCGCCATTCCCACGTTCCCCAGCAAAAGCTGCAGGATCGCATAGGTGCGGATGTTCTGGGTTCCGTGCGTATGCTGCGTCGTGCCCATCGCATACAGCCACGATCCGGTCCGGTCGGGCGCCCACGTCGAAGTGAAATGACGGCACACTTCGAGGTACTTGTCGCGCGGCGCGCCGGTAATCCGGCATACGGTATCCACGTCGTAGCGGGCGAAGTGCTTCTTCATGAGCTGATAGACGCAACGCGGATTCTGCAGCGTCAGATCCCGCCGCGGATTGCCCTGACCGTCCAGGTCATAGGCCCACGACGCCTTGTCATAAGTCCGCTTCGCCTCGTCGTAGCCCGAGAACATTCCGTCTTGGAAGGCGTACTTGTCGGAGATCAGAAACGACGCGTTGGTGTAATTGACCACATAGTCCCGGTGAATGAGACCGTTTTCCAGCGCGTAGTTGATGATTCCGTTGACGAACGCGATATCCGTTCCGCTGCGGAACTTGCAGTACACATCGGCAATCGAAGCCGTCCGCGTGAATCGCGGATCACAGCATAGAATGATCGCGCCTTTTTCTTTGGCGCGAGTCAGCCATTTGGACGCAATCGGGTGATTCTCGACCACGTTGGCTCCCATCACCATCGCCACGTCCGTGTTGGCCAGGTCGTTCCAGTGGTTGGTCATCGCGCCGCGTCCGAAGGTAGCCGCCAAACTGGCGACTGTGGCGCTGTGTCATATACGGGCCTGATGCTCGAGATAGGTAATCCCGAGCCCTCGGGCCAGCTTCGACAGCAGATAGCACTCCTCCGTGTCCAGCGCCGCGCCGCCGAGGCAGGCGATGCCGTCGGTGCGATTGACGACCGCGTCTCCTTCTTTGGCGATGAACGTCGCATCGCGAGTCTTTTTCACCCGCTTGGCAATCTCCTCCAGCGTCCACGCCCACGACTTTTCTTCCCACTGGCTGCTGCCGGGAGCGCGATAACGCACCTTGCCCAATCGCCGCTCGTTGACGGCCACCTGATAAAGCGAAGCACCCTTCGAGCAGAGCGAGCCTTCGTTAACGGGATGGTCGGGGTCACCTTCAATGTTGATGATCTTGCCGTTGCGCGCCGACACGATCAGCCCACACCCCACCCCACAATAAGGACAGATAGTGGTGGTTTCCTGGGTCTCGAGGGTTTTCAAGCGCGGCTTTGTCCGCGCCTGAGCCGTCTTCGGTATTCCGAACACCGAGACGGCCGATCCTACTGCGGCGCTCGTGCACAGCGCCTTTAAGAAGGTTCGTCGAGAAATCTCCAAGTCAAATCCTCCTAAAAGATTGCTGACTTCCCTCTGAATAAATCAAAAATCTGTGAAAGAATTCACACAGCGAGCTGATTCCCCAGCCGGCTTCGTTTCAGCGGCGGTGGATATCTATCGCAACACGGCAGCGACGTCAAAGCGATCGCTACTATGGCCTACTGAAAACAGGGGAAATAGGATGGAAGAAGCTGCCGGTTGAGAACGCAGGAGGCAGCAGCTTTGGGGAAAAGTAAGATGGGATTTGTCGAAACTGTTAAGCCGGACATCTACTGAAGCCAAGACTAATGCGGAACGCGAAACAAGGCAATTATGACCTTACTAACCATGAAATAGGAACACCCGCCACAGGTCAATAATATGACACGATTCCTGTGTCACAAGTCCAGAAATCAACTTGCGCAATATACTAACCCATATCCCAACACGCAAGGTTAGATTGTAACACTTTGCATTTACTTGTTATCCGTAGATCATGCTGTATCCTATTAAAAATTAAACAATAATGACCATCTCTGCTAATGCTACCCTATTTGTAAAGTTTTAGGGCAATAGAATTTTCCTCTCGTTGGAATTGCACAGAGGTGAAAACACTACCGATAGCAGCAGGCAAGTCCGTCAGTATCTACGATTCCCAGCGCAAACCCGCCGTAAACCTGCGTCCCCCGCCGGGGTAGCCGAGCTCCTCTTCATAGTCGGTGTCCGCGATATTCAGGATTCTCCCGAAGATTGACACATGCCGACCGGCCTTCTGCTCAAGACTCAGTGCCTGCAAACCGTATGCGGAAAGAAAACGATTGGACAGATAAGTGGGACGCTCATCGAAGTAGTTCAGCTCGTACCGGATTCGAGTGTGAAACCTTGTCTCGGCGGTGAATCGGAGACTCCAGTGGTTGGAGGCGGTCTCCTCCATCAGTTCGCGCGACGAGACATCGGGATTGAGATACGCGTAGGCGATATCCGCCGACAGACCGGCAGACGGTCGAATCGTGCTGCGAAGCTCCCAGCCTTGAAGCGTTCCCGATCCGATGTTTCGATACCGTTCCGTTCGCGTGGACCGATAGATTTGATTCCGCAGCTTGCTGTGAAAAAACGCCACCTCCAATGAAATGCCGCGCGGAGACGGCCGCTCCGGAAACGATGTCTCGACGGCCACTTCAAACTTGGCGGCTTCTTCCGGTTTCAGATCCGGATTGCCCGAGCTTTCACTGTACAGATCGTGCAACGTCGGAAAGCGGATGGCGCGCGACCAACCGCCGCGGAGCCGCAGATTCTCGCGCACCGACCGTCGCACACAGACCATCGGGCACCAGTAGTTCAAGGTTCCGTCCGCTCGCTCGGCCGAAAAAACCTCATGGCTCATGCCCGCGGTGATCTCGGTGCTCTCCCACGGGCGGTAGTTGTCTTGCAGAAACAGCGCGCCGGTCAGCGTGTGATGGGATGCCCGCGGTTCATCCCGATCGGGCTTTTTGCCCACCCGGTCGCGTTTGAAGCTGAATCCCGTATGCACCCAATGAAACCGGTTGGCCTCGATTCTCCCGTCCGTAAGCCCTCCGAGGGTCCAGTTTTTCAGCTCGGAATCGTATTCGAGCTGATCCTCGCGCATCTCCGGCCCGGTGTAACTCCTCAGCCGGTCATGATACGCATCGGCAAACACGACGGACTTAAGCTCCACTTTCCGCGCGAGCTGCCAATTCCCCGAAGCGGACGTGTTGATCCGCACCCACCACGGGAACGTGCGATAGGTCGGCGAGTCCCACGAATAGACCGTCGGCGGTACGTCCTTTTCCGCCCAGTGATAGCCTGCCGACAGCGCATAGAGCGCGGTCGGCGAAGACTGGAAGCCGATTTTCGCGTCTGCCCCAACTTTGTGATAACCGCTGCCCCGGCGAAGACCGCCGTCTTCCACCGACGTCGGCTCGAAGGAACGACTGAGACGGAATCCCGATGAGTGGTGTTCGTAGACCGAGAGCCAGTAGTTGACTCGCCGAATCTGACGGCTGTGGTTCAGACTCAGCCGGCGATACTGAAAGTCTCCGAACTCGCTCTCGACGGCCGTGCGCGGTTTTTCCAGTCCATTCTGGGTAATGATGCTGATGACGCCGCCCATGGCATTCGGCCCATAGGCGACCGATCCCGGTCCTTTCACCACCGACACGCGGGCCGCGTTGTCCAGCGGCAGCATGGACAAATACACCTTGCCGTAGTATCCCGGATTGACGGGCCGCCCGTCCACCAGCACCAGAACGTCGCGGCCGGGAAAACCGCGAATGCGGGTTTCCGTCTCCGCTTTGGCACCGCTGGTGACGTTCAGTCCGGCGTCCGTGCGCAGCAGATCGGCCACCGTCCAAGCGCCATGCTTCTGAATCTCCGCCGGAGTGAAAGTCGTAACCATAGACGTGTTACTCAGCGTCCGTGGCCCGTAGATGACGATCTCTTCCAGTCGGTAGGTCGCGCTGACGCTGTCGGCTCCGCCTTCCGCGCTCATCACCAGTGCAACCGGGATGAGTATGGAAAAAAACGCCGATAAAAAAAGATGCCGTAGGGGACGGAATCGTCTCACGGGAGTACCTGGATACTCTCGAGATGCCGCAGCCGGTAGCGGCCACCGATTAAAGTGGTGTCGTTAAACATGGTGCGCTGACTGGTCAGCAGCCAATAGCCCGTCTGAAACTGTGCCCACGTCATGTTGGTTGTCGGACCAAAGTCATCCAGCGACCGCAGGTTGTACTGGAAGTTCTCGGGAGCCGTAACAATCAGCGTTACAAAATCCGACAGCGGCAGCGCGGATTCCGGCTCTCCATCGGGATTCGTTACCGTCACCGGCGTAACGTCGTTCAGTTCAACGAAGCTGGTGGTGTCCGGTATTTGCACGTCGAACTTGCGATAGAGGCGGATGAACCGCATGCCCGTAACGTTATAGGCTCCCGCCAAATCAATGCTGTCGTCGGGGAAGATGGCTCGCCGATTCGAGACCAGCATGTATCCAAGATGGAAATGCGCCCAGATGTTGTCCGCATACCCACGATTGTCGTGAGCCGAAAATCCGTCTTCTCCGACGATCCGGTAGCCATACAAGGCTCGATAATCATAGAAAACGGTATCGTTGACCACCAGATTGGGCACGAGAGTCGTGGTGACGAATTCATTGAGGCGGATCGCCTCCTCGCCCTCGACGGTGATCTTGGGAAGATCGCGAAGCATCATCTGAACCGAGTCGTCACCCAGGACGACCCAGACATGTTCAGTGGAGGGTGGAGTATCGGAGTTGTTGTCGTTGTCGGTGTCGCAGCCTATCATGAGGATTAAGGCGAGAAACAGACAAAACGGCACGAGCAAGGAACGAGCAGAGAGGTGCATGGCGCACTCCTTGGACTTGGGGATAGAGAGAAGTGATGGAGAGAGTTGGGATAAGCGGACGGGCCATTGGCCGCGGACAGATTATCCGAAGCCCGTGAGGCCGCCGAAGAGGGTGGGCATGTGGGGGTCTCCTTTTCAAGAATGGAAGGTATGGCCGTTTCCAGCCAGGCCCGGTGGGCACCGCTCATGACGTGAGTTTTAGAGACGGTGGCTCGGAGAAATGTAAGATGTCAGGTGTTGTCTTTTTCTACTCCGTTATCCTCTAAGGCAACGGGAACCGAGAACGGGTGCGCAAATAATAGTGTGGAAATCTGTGATTGTCAAGGGGACAAGCCTCAAATTCGAATGAGGCATCGCCCGATTCGGACTTCCTCAACACATAGAGAGGGACAAAAAGTGATAAGTGTAAGCCGGATCGCAGCTTCCAATTGATTCTGATAAATCGGGGCAACAAGTCCGGTAAGTGGATTCCCCTATCTCGAAAGACCTACTCCGAGATCCGAAAGACCGCTTCCCTCGGTTTTTCGGATAGAGTCAGGGATTCCAGAATACTCACCAGCAGATTGACAATAATCCTCGTGGCGAAATTGTTCAGGGAAACTTCTGAACCGTTGACGATCAGACTCAGATTCTTCATGCTACACCGTTGTGTGAGATGTTGCCGATGTCCATGCGCAGCTTGCTTACCGTGGCTATTCGAGGAGGGGTTCGCCGCAGACGTCTTCGATGTGGTGGACGATGCGATGGAGTTCTTCACCGGCGATGGGCCGCACTCCGCTATCCATCCGGCGATCCCGCGACGAAGTCTCGAGCAACTCATAGGTGTCCTGGATTTCGTCCACCGCCAACTGCACCGTAAAGGTGATGGAGTCGTAGACCTCGCGCTGCATCCGCTTGAATTCGTCGCGCGCCAGAAGGGCATCCCGCACCGTATCCCCGATGGTCGTGATGACGTCGCACACCTCTTCCATCGTGAAGCCTTCCGCTTGCCGTTCGGACGCGATCGCCTCGGCGTATTGACGCATCAGGAGACGGTTCCCGTGGCGGACGCTCACCGCCACCAACTTGTAGAAGAGAGTCAGGTACCACTTCAGGACACTGGCGTCCATGCGCCGATAATGGCTGAAACGAGTGTATCGCTCGGGCGACGCGACGTACGCCGTTACCTGTTCCAGGAGTTCGTGACGACCGGCCATCATGGTTTCGTAGATCATGATATTGGGCCGGCGCGCAGTGCGCTTGAGCTGGAGTTCGTTGCGCACCATCCACTCGTCATGGAAGTGCTTGATTTTTTCGACCAGCAACAGCATCCGGCGCAGGATGTGCATGCGGGAACGCGGCTCCCAGCCGAGCGCCGCGTGGGTGGCCGAAGCGTCCACGATCAGTTTCTTGTCCAGATACTTCATCATCCACAACCGCTCGAAGGGCATCCGGCCGGACAGTTTTCCCAGCCCGTGGAACATCGCCACGCCGGCCGTCGCCATTGGCTTCGGCATACAGATCGGTTCCCGTTCCCGTCCAAACCAGCAGCGGTTGGCCATACGAAAGAGATCATAATGGGACGTGGTTCCGTTCGGACTGGCGATGAACGTCCCCAGCCGGGGCAGGGTCGGGCTGAGATCCAGAATACGGAAGAACAACCGTGCCACGTCACTCACGTGGATGTAGGTGACCGCCGCCGCCCCGCGGCCGCCGAGGATCCGCGACCTCCACCCGGGAGACAACCAGTTGCGGAGAAAGACATAGAGCGGCGGGTACTCGCACCAATCACTGAAGACGGCCGCCAAACGCACGATCGAGCAGGGGACCTTCTGCGAAAACTCGGCCATCATCTCTTCCCCTTTGCGCTTGCTAATCGCATAGGG
This portion of the bacterium genome encodes:
- the fdnG gene encoding formate dehydrogenase-N subunit alpha; the encoded protein is MEISRRTFLKALCTSAAVGSAVSVFGIPKTAQARTKPRLKTLETQETTTICPYCGVGCGLIVSARNGKIINIEGDPDHPVNEGSLCSKGASLYQVAVNERRLGKVRYRAPGSSQWEEKSWAWTLEEIAKRVKKTRDATFIAKEGDAVVNRTDGIACLGGAALDTEECYLLSKLARGLGITYLEHQARIUHSATVASLAATFGRGAMTNHWNDLANTDVAMVMGANVVENHPIASKWLTRAKEKGAIILCCDPRFTRTASIADVYCKFRSGTDIAFVNGIINYALENGLIHRDYVVNYTNASFLISDKYAFQDGMFSGYDEAKRTYDKASWAYDLDGQGNPRRDLTLQNPRCVYQLMKKHFARYDVDTVCRITGAPRDKYLEVCRHFTSTWAPDRTGSWLYAMGTTQHTHGTQNIRTYAILQLLLGNVGMAGGGINAMRGESNVQGSTDMALLFHIIPGYLASPEKKDATLADYLTAYTPKTNDPKSANWWGNYPKYITSLLKAWYGDYATAENDFAYRLIPKRSGNYSHISLFEAMYAGKIKGLMLWGQNPAVGGPNSNKERAALDKLEWMVAVDIFETDTSVFWKRPGVNPAEIQTEVFLLPACSSVEKEGSVVNSGRWAQWRYAAVPPVGESRSDLWILDALCKSLKAQYAQGGTLPEAITKLSWDYGSGATVDIHHEPDVHRVAKEVNGYFTRDTVVGEKSFKKGDQVPGFAMLQPDGSTCSGNWLYCNSYTGPEKKDNKMARREKTDAANKIGLYPNWAWCWPVNRRILYNRAACDPTGKPWDPKRWVVRWNAADKKWEGDVPDGPWPPEDKHPFIMKPDGHAWLFAANLADGPLPEHYEPLESPVKNLMSNMQVNPAVKLWHVSNPEGNAVGDVSRFPIVGTTYRVSEHWQAGAMTRNLPWLAELVPDVFAELGVDLARQKNIENGDRVIIESARGQIEAYALVTHRFEPFHVDGTIVHQIGVIWHFGYAGLARGDSANVLTSHIGDANTMIPEYKAFLCDVNRKGGAA
- a CDS encoding TonB-dependent receptor translates to MMSAEGGADSVSATYRLEEIVIYGPRTLSNTSMVTTFTPAEIQKHGAWTVADLLRTDAGLNVTSGAKAETETRIRGFPGRDVLVLVDGRPVNPGYYGKVYLSMLPLDNAARVSVVKGPGSVAYGPNAMGGVISIITQNGLEKPRTAVESEFGDFQYRRLSLNHSRQIRRVNYWLSVYEHHSSGFRLSRSFEPTSVEDGGLRRGSGYHKVGADAKIGFQSSPTALYALSAGYHWAEKDVPPTVYSWDSPTYRTFPWWVRINTSASGNWQLARKVELKSVVFADAYHDRLRSYTGPEMREDQLEYDSELKNWTLGGLTDGRIEANRFHWVHTGFSFKRDRVGKKPDRDEPRASHHTLTGALFLQDNYRPWESTEITAGMSHEVFSAERADGTLNYWCPMVCVRRSVRENLRLRGGWSRAIRFPTLHDLYSESSGNPDLKPEEAAKFEVAVETSFPERPSPRGISLEVAFFHSKLRNQIYRSTRTERYRNIGSGTLQGWELRSTIRPSAGLSADIAYAYLNPDVSSRELMEETASNHWSLRFTAETRFHTRIRYELNYFDERPTYLSNRFLSAYGLQALSLEQKAGRHVSIFGRILNIADTDYEEELGYPGGGRRFTAGLRWES
- a CDS encoding NAD(P)-dependent oxidoreductase, with translation IGRNFVESAGQSYRLFCVARRSPFHAGVHQHDNLRWIQLDIANWPALRDFAQFVVFHGGADYVLHLAGYYDFGLDANPEYERTNVLGTRHVLDMAELIHAKRVVFASSLAACDFLTRREVITETSPADAEFPYAISKRKGEEMMAEFSQKVPCSIVRLAAVFSDWCEYPPLYVFLRNWLSPGWRSRILGGRGAAAVTYIHVSDVARLFFRILDLSPTLPRLGTFIASPNGTTSHYDLFRMANRCWFGREREPICMPKPMATAGVAMFHGLGKLSGRMPFERLWMMKYLDKKLIVDASATHAALGWEPRSRMHILRRMLLLVEKIKHFHDEWMVRNELQLKRTARRPNIMIYETMMAGRHELLEQVTAYVASPERYTRFSHYRRMDASVLKWYLTLFYKLVAVSVRHGNRLLMRQYAEAIASERQAEGFTMEEVCDVITTIGDTVRDALLARDEFKRMQREVYDSITFTVQLAVDEIQDTYELLETSSRDRRMDSGVRPIAGEELHRIVHHIEDVCGEPLLE